AGCTGGGCGAGGCGGACCGCATCGTCACGTTGCTGACGCGCCAGCACGGTTTGGTGCGTGCCGTGGCCAAGGGGGTGCGCCGAACCAAATCGAAGTTCGGGGCCAGGCTGGAGCCGTTCGCCTACATCGACGTGCAGTTGCATCCCGGTCGCACGCTGGACGTGGTGACCCAGGTGCACACGGTGGAGGCGTTCGCCGCCGACATCATCGACGACTACGGGCGCTACACCACGGCCTGCGCGGTGCTGGAGACCGCGGAACGGCTGGCCGGTGAGGAGCGCGCGCCCGCGCCGCGGCTGCACGCGCTCACCGCGAGCGCGCTGCGCGCCATCGCGGCCAAACAGCGACCGCACGAGCTGATCCTGGACGCGTACCTGTTGCGCGCCATGGGTTTCGCGGGCTGGGCGCCCGCGCTGGACGAATGCGCCAAATGCGCGACCCCCGGTCCGCATCGGGCCTTCCATGTCGCGGCGGGTGGCGCGGTGTGCGTGCACTGCCGTCCGCCCGGCGCGGCGACGCCGGCGCAGGGTGTACTCGATCTGCTGGTGGCGTTGCTGCGCGGGGAATGGGAGTACGTCGAGGCGGTGCCCGAGGGGGTGCGCAGGCAGGCCAGCGGCTTGGTCGCCGCGCATCTGCAATGGCATCTGGAGCGGCAGTTGCGCACGTTGCCGCTGATCGAGCGGTCCAGGGCGGTGGGCTCGCCCGCCTGATCAGGGGCCTGGACGGAGACCGTCACAGGGTCTCCACATCCATCAGGCAGGATAGGGGCCGTGATCCTGCGCCGAGACTCCTCCACCGCGACCCGGCCGAACCCCGCGGGGTCGGTCGCGACCAGCACCGTTCGCCCGCCCTCGCAGCACCCGTCGGGGGCGCGTCCGCCGGCTATCCCGGCTGAGCTGGTGCCGAACCACGTCGCGCTGGTGATGGACGGCAACGGCCGCTGGGCCCAGGAGCGCGGGCTGCCGCGCACCGCGGGGCACGAGCGCGGTGAGGCGGTGCTGATGGACACCGTCGAGGGTTGTATCGAAATGGGCGTGAAGTGGCTCTCGGCGTACGCCTTCTCCACCGAGAACTGGCGGCGCAGCCCCGACGAGGTGCGCTTTCTGATGGGCTTCAACCGGGATGTGATCCGGCGCCGGCGCGACGAGATGAACGAGATGGGCGTGCGGGTGCGCTGGGCGGGCCGGCGGCCCCGGCTGTGGCGCAGCGTGATCAATGAGCTCGAGGTCGCCGAAGAGATGACCAAGCACAACACGGTGATGACCCTGACGATGTGCGTCAACTACGGTGGACGCGCCGAAATCGCCGACGCGGCAAGGGAAATCGCGCGCCGGGTGGCGGCGGGGGAGATCGATCCGGAGAAGGTCACCGAGGCGACGGTGGCGCGATTCCTGGACGAACCGGATATGCCCGACGTCGACCTGTTCCTGCGCCCCTCCGGGGAATTCCGCAGTTCGAACTTCCTCATCTGGCAGTCCGCCTACGCCGAATTCGTCTATCAGGACACCCTTTTCCCCGATTTCGACCGGCGCAACCTGTGGGCCGCCTGCCTCGAGTACGCTTCGCGTGATCGGCGCTTCGGCGGCACCAAGTGAACGGCGGCACAGGCATGGAATCATCGGTGACTCCGGAACAGGAGCTGCAGGCGCGCGCGGGCGCCTCCCTGTCGTACTACGACATCGACGTGCGCGTCGATCCCGAGGGCTCGATCGGCTTCGAATACGAGGGCGCGCTGTGCTCGTTGCGGGCGGTCAGCCTGGCCCCCGGCCTCGATGTGCTGACGTTGACCTGCGTGCTGGCCTGGGATCGGCCGCTGAACGCGCAACTGCACAAGCGGGTCGCCGAGCGGAACAACGCCCTGCAGTTCGGTTCGCTCACCGTGATCGGGCACGACAAGCTCGCCGACATCATCCTGCGCTACACCTTCCCCGCCGCGGGCCTGGACGATCAGGCCCTCGCCACCATGCTGGTGCTCGTGCTCTCCGGCGCGGGTAAGGCCCGCCAGGGTCTGGTGCCCTGAGTTCGCGCCCGGTCCGTCCGGTATGCGAGTTGTCCGCGCACCCATGACAACTGTCATGCGCGACACGTGACAGTCATGTGGGGCTGTGCGCGCCTCGGTGCGCGAGTGTTGAGGCATGACATCAGCACTGACGACCGGCGCCGTCCGCGCAACGGCCGGCGGTTCCACGAAACCGCGTTCGGCTGCGCCCGCGATCGAACTGCGCGACCTGCGTAAGAGCTTCGCGCTACCCGGTGGCGGCGCGGTGCAGGCCGTGGACGGGCTGGATCTCGTGATCGAACCCGGCGAGATCGTCGCCTTCCTCGGGCCGAACGGGGCGGGCAAGACCACCACCCTAGACATGGTGCTCGGCTTGGCCTCCCCGGACGCGGGCAGCGTCGCGGTGTTCGGCGGTACCCCGGCGGAAGCGCTTGCGGTGGGCCGGATCTCGGCGGTGCTGCAATCCGGCGGGTTGCTGCCCGATCTGACCGTCGCCGAGACGGTGCGGCTGGTCGCGACCCTGTACTCGGGCGCGCGACCGGTCGACGAGGTGCTCGCGCGGGCGGGTATCACCGAGATCGCGGGCCGGCTGGTCGGCAAATGCTCGGGCGGGCAACGACAGCGGCTGCGGTTCGCGCTGGCGCTGCTGCCGAACCCGGATCTGATCGTGCTCGACGAACCCACCACCGGCATGGATGTCGAAGGGCGCCGGGACTTCTGGAACGCGATGCGAGAGGACTCCGAGCGCGGCCGCACCGTCGTGTTCGCCACCCACTACCTGGACGAGGCCGACGCGTACGCCGATCGGATCGTGCTCGTCCGGGCGGGCAAGGTGGTCGCCGACGGCAGTGCCGCCGAGATCAAGAATCTGGCTTCGGGCCGCGCGGTGAGTGCCACGCTTGCCGGTGCCGTGCCGCCGGAGCTGCTCGCGCTGCCCGGCGTCGATGACGTGGAGTCGCGCGGTGACCGAATCGTCGTGCACACCAGTGATTCCGATGCGGTGGCCCGCTACCTGCTCACCGAGACCACGGCCGTCGATCTCGAAATCACCTCGCACAACCTCGAATCCGCCTTCCTCGCGCTGACCACCGGAGAGAACTGAGATGACAACCCTTGCCGCCGAACCGGTTTCCGCCCGCCGGCCGACCCCGCTGGGCGGGTTCAGCCTCGGCTTCCTGCGGGTGGAGCTGCGCCGCATGCTGCGCAACCGGCGCACGATGATCTTCACCCTGCTCATTCCGCCGCTGTTCTTCGTGATCTTCGGTCTGCAAGCCGATTTCCGGACGCAGTCCTACGGCTCCGGCAACGTGACCGGCTACGTGATGGTGTCGATGGCCGTGTACGGCGCGATGCTGGCCACCACCAGCGGGGGCGCCATGGTGGCGATCGAACGCGCCCAGGGGTGGAGTCGCCAATTGCGGCTCACGCCACTGCGTCCCGTCGCCTACATCGCCACCAAGGTCGCGGTCGCGATGGTGCTCGGGCTGGTGTCGGTGACCGCGGTCTTCGTGGTCGGCGGGGCGCTCGGCGCGCACCTCACCCCGGTCGCCTGGGTGAGCTGCTTCCTGCTCGCTTGGCTCACCTCGCTGGTCTTCGCGGCGTTCGGGCTGTTCGTCGGCTACCTGCTGCCTTCGGAGAACGTGATGCAGTTGCTCGGCCCGGTGCTCGCCGTGCTGTCGTTCGCGGGCGGGCTGTTCATCCCGCTGCACGGGTGGTTCGACACCGTCTCCCGGGTGTTCCCGACCAACGGCGTCGCGACGCTGTCCCGAATTCCGTTCGGCGACAGCAGCGCCGGCTCGATCGCGTTGGGCGTGCTGAACGTGGTGGTGTGGGCGGCGCTGTTCATCGGCGGGTCGGCGTTTCTGTTCCGCCGCGACACTGCGCGTTGAGCTGCCCGCGGTCGCCCGTCGAGGGGTGGGCGACCGCGTCGCGGCCGGCCGCACGGAAAGGTCGAGATGACGCCATGTGACATTCGGCGCGTGCTGGGGCCAGGCACGGGTTCGGTACCGTCAGTCCTCGTGATCGTCCACCATTTCCGCAGCGCTCTCGGCCGCCCGGCGCAGGCCGGAGGCGTGGCATGGGACTGAACACCCGGCTGCGCGCCCTGCGGGCGGTGGGCCTGTCCGGGCTCATCGATCGCGCCCTGGAGGACCAGTCGTTCTCGGTGAACGGCCGGCGCCGCGGCTGGTTCGGGGTATTCATCGCCGTGATCTGGCTGGTCTGGCTGGTGCCGCCGATCGTGCAGCGCTGGTCGCGCGGCGAGGAAGGCGACGCCGCGCTGGCCGCCCTGTTCCTGTTCGGCTTCGCCGCGCTGATCGTCGGCTCGTTCCTGGTGTTCCGGCGTACCGGTCCCCGCGACCTGATGGTGGATCAGCCGATCGATCAGCGCATCTGGGTGGTGCTCGCCCTGCTGGTCGTCTTGCACGTCGCTTTGGTGGCGACCCTCGGCGGGGCCGCCTTGCCGACCGCGCTGTATGTCGCGGTGGTCGCGATCTTCCATCTGCCGCTGCGGGAATCCGGTTACGTGGTGCTCGTGGTGATGGTCGCGCTGCTGCTCGTGCCGATCGTCGCGCCCCGGTCGCAGCTGGCCGACATGCCGTTCTACCTGGCCTTCATTCCGGTGGGGATCTGGCTGGCCCGGCAGCTCGGCCTGCGCGGCGAGCGATTGGCCGAGCTGAACCGCAGGCAGCGGGCGGAACTCGACCTGGTGGAGGAACGCAACCGGGTGGCCCGCGACGTGCACGACATCCTGGGCCATTCGCTGACCGTGATCACGGTGAAAACCGAACTGGCACAGCGGCTCATCGATGTCGATCTGGCGCGGGCACGGACCGAGATGGCCGATATCGAACGCCTCGCGCGGGAGGCGCTGGCCGGCGTGCGGGAGACCGTCGGCGGCCTCCGTGAGGTGTCGTTGCGCGGCGAACTGGCCAATGCGAGAACGGCATTGGCCGCCGCCGATATCGTCGCGGACCTCCCCGGCGACGTGCCCGATCCGGCGCACGGCGAGCTGTTCGGCTGGGTGCTGCGCGAAGCGGTGACCAACGT
This genomic stretch from Nocardia brasiliensis ATCC 700358 harbors:
- the recO gene encoding DNA repair protein RecO, which codes for MRLYRDVAVVVRQHKLGEADRIVTLLTRQHGLVRAVAKGVRRTKSKFGARLEPFAYIDVQLHPGRTLDVVTQVHTVEAFAADIIDDYGRYTTACAVLETAERLAGEERAPAPRLHALTASALRAIAAKQRPHELILDAYLLRAMGFAGWAPALDECAKCATPGPHRAFHVAAGGAVCVHCRPPGAATPAQGVLDLLVALLRGEWEYVEAVPEGVRRQASGLVAAHLQWHLERQLRTLPLIERSRAVGSPA
- a CDS encoding isoprenyl transferase produces the protein MRRDSSTATRPNPAGSVATSTVRPPSQHPSGARPPAIPAELVPNHVALVMDGNGRWAQERGLPRTAGHERGEAVLMDTVEGCIEMGVKWLSAYAFSTENWRRSPDEVRFLMGFNRDVIRRRRDEMNEMGVRVRWAGRRPRLWRSVINELEVAEEMTKHNTVMTLTMCVNYGGRAEIADAAREIARRVAAGEIDPEKVTEATVARFLDEPDMPDVDLFLRPSGEFRSSNFLIWQSAYAEFVYQDTLFPDFDRRNLWAACLEYASRDRRFGGTK
- a CDS encoding YbjN domain-containing protein, whose product is MESSVTPEQELQARAGASLSYYDIDVRVDPEGSIGFEYEGALCSLRAVSLAPGLDVLTLTCVLAWDRPLNAQLHKRVAERNNALQFGSLTVIGHDKLADIILRYTFPAAGLDDQALATMLVLVLSGAGKARQGLVP
- a CDS encoding ABC transporter ATP-binding protein yields the protein MTSALTTGAVRATAGGSTKPRSAAPAIELRDLRKSFALPGGGAVQAVDGLDLVIEPGEIVAFLGPNGAGKTTTLDMVLGLASPDAGSVAVFGGTPAEALAVGRISAVLQSGGLLPDLTVAETVRLVATLYSGARPVDEVLARAGITEIAGRLVGKCSGGQRQRLRFALALLPNPDLIVLDEPTTGMDVEGRRDFWNAMREDSERGRTVVFATHYLDEADAYADRIVLVRAGKVVADGSAAEIKNLASGRAVSATLAGAVPPELLALPGVDDVESRGDRIVVHTSDSDAVARYLLTETTAVDLEITSHNLESAFLALTTGEN
- a CDS encoding ABC transporter permease, which produces MTTLAAEPVSARRPTPLGGFSLGFLRVELRRMLRNRRTMIFTLLIPPLFFVIFGLQADFRTQSYGSGNVTGYVMVSMAVYGAMLATTSGGAMVAIERAQGWSRQLRLTPLRPVAYIATKVAVAMVLGLVSVTAVFVVGGALGAHLTPVAWVSCFLLAWLTSLVFAAFGLFVGYLLPSENVMQLLGPVLAVLSFAGGLFIPLHGWFDTVSRVFPTNGVATLSRIPFGDSSAGSIALGVLNVVVWAALFIGGSAFLFRRDTAR
- a CDS encoding sensor histidine kinase, producing the protein MGLNTRLRALRAVGLSGLIDRALEDQSFSVNGRRRGWFGVFIAVIWLVWLVPPIVQRWSRGEEGDAALAALFLFGFAALIVGSFLVFRRTGPRDLMVDQPIDQRIWVVLALLVVLHVALVATLGGAALPTALYVAVVAIFHLPLRESGYVVLVVMVALLLVPIVAPRSQLADMPFYLAFIPVGIWLARQLGLRGERLAELNRRQRAELDLVEERNRVARDVHDILGHSLTVITVKTELAQRLIDVDLARARTEMADIERLAREALAGVRETVGGLREVSLRGELANARTALAAADIVADLPGDVPDPAHGELFGWVLREAVTNVIRHSAARHCAVRVSATSIEVVDDGRGLDAVAGSGSGLTGLRERVRAAGGTLTLTTPEGGGLRVCASVPG